Proteins co-encoded in one Ruegeria sp. HKCCD4315 genomic window:
- the glpX gene encoding class II fructose-bisphosphatase: MSAAKTDFNDRLLSLGLARVAEQAALASASLVGRGDEKAADQAAVNAMREQLNLLDIAGVVVIGEGERDEAPMLYIGEEVGTGNGPGVDIALDPLEGTTLTAKDMPNALTVIAMGPRGSMLHAPDVYMDKLAVGPGLPEGVVNLDMSPRERVEALAKAKGCKPADITVCILERPRHEAMIAEVRETGASIRLITDGDVAGVMHCAESEVTGIDMYMGQGGAPEGVLAAAALKCMGGQIFGRLLFRNDDERGRAAKAGITDLDRVYARDEMVTADVIFAATGVTGGSLLPRIKREPGWVETTTLLMRSKTGSVRRMSYRTPTWPHDKA; this comes from the coding sequence ATGAGTGCTGCCAAAACCGATTTCAACGACCGCCTGCTGTCTCTGGGGCTGGCAAGGGTGGCGGAGCAGGCTGCACTGGCCTCGGCCTCGCTGGTGGGGCGCGGCGATGAGAAAGCCGCCGATCAGGCAGCTGTAAACGCCATGCGCGAGCAGTTGAACCTGCTGGACATTGCCGGTGTCGTGGTGATCGGTGAAGGTGAACGCGACGAGGCGCCGATGCTGTATATCGGTGAAGAAGTCGGCACCGGAAACGGCCCCGGTGTAGACATCGCGCTGGACCCGCTGGAAGGCACTACGCTGACCGCAAAGGACATGCCTAACGCGCTGACCGTGATCGCCATGGGGCCGCGTGGGTCTATGCTGCACGCGCCGGATGTGTACATGGACAAGCTGGCCGTTGGTCCGGGCCTGCCTGAAGGCGTGGTTAATCTGGACATGTCCCCGCGTGAACGGGTCGAAGCTTTGGCAAAGGCCAAAGGTTGTAAACCGGCCGACATCACCGTCTGCATTCTGGAGCGTCCGCGCCATGAAGCCATGATCGCCGAAGTACGCGAAACCGGTGCCTCGATCCGCCTCATCACCGATGGTGACGTGGCTGGCGTCATGCATTGTGCCGAAAGCGAAGTGACCGGCATTGACATGTACATGGGCCAGGGTGGTGCGCCCGAAGGCGTTCTGGCTGCCGCCGCGCTGAAATGCATGGGCGGTCAGATCTTTGGTCGCCTGTTGTTCCGCAACGACGACGAGCGTGGCCGCGCCGCCAAGGCTGGTATCACTGATCTGGATCGCGTTTATGCACGTGATGAGATGGTGACCGCAGATGTGATTTTTGCAGCAACCGGTGTCACAGGCGGTTCGCTGCTGCCACGCATCAAGCGAGAGCCGGGCTGGGTTGAAACCACAACGTTGCTTATGCGGTCAAAAACCGGGTCCGTGCGCCGCATGTCTTACCGCACGCCCACCTGGCCGCACGACAAGGCGTAA
- the recJ gene encoding single-stranded-DNA-specific exonuclease RecJ encodes MSFLGVEQSLTGRRWVGPSAEVERAAEMMAQQTDLPRAVCQVLARRGVPAMEARGFLDPKLKELLPDPRAMKDMEIAAARFLDAVRHRQKIAVFADYDVDGGSSAALLLVWLRQMGLQATLYVPDRIDEGYGPNVHAMRELAAAHDLIICVDCGTLSHDPIAAAKGADVIVLDHHLGGETLPDCVAVVNPNRQDESGDLGYLCAAGVVFLMLVEAGRQLRQTGVKGPDLMSMLDLVALATVADVAPLIDANRALVRQGLKVMAQRQRPGLVALSDVSRMDTAPNSYHLGFLLGPRVNAGGRIGQADLGARLLSTESLHEAQALSERLDALNTERRDIENAVRAAAVEQAEHRGLDAPLVWAAGEGWHPGVVGIVASRLKETANRPAIVIGFDGDEGKGSGRSVSGADLGASIQRLAAEGLLVKGGGHKMAAGLTVMRDKLEPAMERLSELLAKQGAGQGGPADLKLDGALMPGAATVDLIEQVEQAGPFGASAPAPRYALPDLQVRFAKRVGETHLKLSLADGMGGGLDAIAFGAFDGPMGEKLSNHGGARFHFAGRLEVNTWGGRQSVQLRLEDAAEAN; translated from the coding sequence ATGAGTTTTCTTGGGGTAGAGCAATCATTGACAGGGCGGCGTTGGGTTGGTCCCAGCGCCGAGGTAGAGCGCGCTGCCGAGATGATGGCGCAACAGACCGATCTGCCACGCGCGGTGTGCCAGGTTCTGGCCCGACGCGGCGTGCCCGCGATGGAGGCACGCGGCTTTCTGGATCCCAAGCTCAAGGAATTGTTGCCCGACCCGCGCGCGATGAAAGACATGGAGATTGCAGCGGCACGCTTTCTGGACGCCGTTCGGCATCGCCAGAAGATCGCAGTGTTTGCAGATTATGATGTCGACGGCGGCAGTTCCGCCGCGTTGCTGCTGGTCTGGTTGCGCCAGATGGGATTGCAGGCAACGCTATATGTGCCCGACCGGATCGATGAAGGATACGGCCCCAACGTGCATGCCATGCGGGAACTGGCAGCGGCGCATGACTTGATCATATGCGTCGATTGCGGGACGCTTAGCCATGATCCGATCGCAGCGGCCAAGGGTGCAGACGTGATCGTTCTGGATCATCACCTTGGAGGTGAGACGCTGCCAGATTGCGTCGCTGTCGTGAACCCCAACCGTCAGGACGAAAGCGGCGATCTTGGCTATCTGTGTGCTGCGGGCGTTGTGTTTCTGATGCTGGTCGAAGCCGGGCGCCAATTGCGTCAAACAGGCGTAAAGGGGCCGGATCTGATGTCGATGCTGGATCTGGTGGCGCTGGCCACTGTGGCTGACGTTGCACCTTTGATCGACGCCAATCGCGCTCTGGTTCGGCAGGGGTTGAAAGTGATGGCGCAGCGACAGCGCCCCGGCCTTGTGGCCCTGTCCGATGTTTCGCGCATGGACACCGCGCCGAACAGTTATCATCTTGGATTTCTGCTGGGTCCCCGTGTGAACGCAGGCGGGCGGATCGGTCAGGCCGATCTGGGCGCGCGGTTGCTAAGCACGGAGTCCCTGCACGAAGCGCAAGCTTTGTCCGAACGTCTGGACGCCTTGAATACCGAACGTAGGGACATTGAAAACGCGGTGCGCGCCGCTGCTGTGGAACAGGCCGAACACCGCGGCCTAGACGCGCCATTGGTGTGGGCGGCTGGCGAAGGCTGGCACCCCGGTGTGGTCGGGATCGTAGCCTCGCGCCTGAAAGAAACTGCCAACCGCCCTGCTATCGTGATTGGCTTTGATGGAGATGAAGGCAAAGGCTCGGGCCGGTCGGTTTCGGGCGCTGATCTGGGGGCCTCAATCCAGCGCCTTGCCGCCGAAGGACTGCTGGTCAAAGGGGGCGGTCACAAGATGGCCGCTGGTCTTACCGTGATGCGCGACAAGCTTGAACCCGCAATGGAGCGCTTGAGCGAGTTGCTGGCCAAGCAGGGTGCCGGTCAGGGCGGCCCAGCCGATCTGAAGCTGGACGGCGCGCTTATGCCCGGTGCGGCAACCGTTGATCTGATAGAACAGGTTGAACAGGCGGGGCCATTTGGGGCCAGCGCCCCTGCCCCACGCTATGCTTTGCCAGACCTGCAGGTGCGCTTTGCCAAACGAGTGGGGGAAACCCATCTGAAGCTTTCACTGGCCGATGGAATGGGTGGTGGCCTGGACGCAATTGCCTTTGGTGCCTTTGACGGCCCGATGGGCGAGAAATTGTCAAATCACGGCGGTGCACGCTTTCATTTTGCGGGTCGGCTTGAGGTGAACACATGGGGTGGGCGACAATCCGTACAACTTCGGCTGGAGGATGCGGCAGAGGCCAATTGA
- a CDS encoding V-type ATP synthase subunit A, whose product MTAPTSAKQTSTARVVSVQEGLVQIQANPDATGQPGQLVKNEVVFILPSRPGPGGRQERLKAEVLRVRGDTADVQVYESTDGVAVGDPVEQSGQLLSVELGPGLLGQVFDGLQSPLPKVAAEFGTFLPRGADVAPLDELAKWSFTPSVKVGDTVTAGDSIGTVPEGHFSHKIMLPFNWSGTYKVVWVQKGAATIHDIVARLEDENGGEHTLTLSQKWPVRRPLPENILKRILSERLYPTEPVLTSQRLIDTFFPIARGGTACIPGPFGAGKTVLQNLIARNAKVDIVIVVACGERAGEVVETIEEFPKMTDPTTGGSLMDRTIIICNTSSMPVAAREASIFTGITLGEYYRQMGYDVLLIADSTSRWAQAMRETSGKLEEIPGEEGFPAYLESSIKGLYERAGALKTNDGDLGSLTLIGTVSPAGGNFDEPVTQSTLSTVKCFLGLSSERAYKRFYPAVDPMLSWSRYTDQLSDWYDRNAEPGWSDKVRDLIALIEKGEQVDQMMQVTGEEGVTIEDFVTQQKALFVDMVYLQQDAFDKVDATVPLERQKMTFKLVYDVTQSTAAFSDKAEVRQVFTQLTGLMKNFHYAAENTPEYKSIWTQIEDLCREKFGS is encoded by the coding sequence ATGACAGCCCCAACCTCAGCTAAGCAAACCTCGACCGCGCGGGTCGTCTCGGTTCAGGAAGGGCTTGTGCAAATACAAGCCAACCCGGATGCGACCGGTCAGCCCGGCCAATTGGTCAAAAACGAAGTGGTATTCATCCTGCCATCGCGCCCCGGTCCCGGTGGGCGTCAGGAACGTCTGAAAGCCGAGGTGTTGCGTGTGCGTGGAGATACCGCAGACGTACAGGTCTATGAAAGTACCGACGGTGTGGCCGTTGGCGATCCGGTTGAGCAATCGGGTCAGTTGCTGTCGGTTGAGCTGGGGCCGGGACTATTGGGGCAGGTGTTTGACGGGTTGCAATCGCCTCTGCCCAAAGTGGCCGCCGAATTTGGCACCTTCCTGCCGCGCGGTGCAGATGTGGCACCCTTGGATGAACTGGCGAAATGGTCCTTCACGCCTTCGGTCAAAGTTGGCGACACAGTAACCGCCGGGGATAGTATCGGGACAGTGCCCGAAGGCCACTTCAGCCACAAGATCATGCTGCCGTTCAATTGGTCCGGCACGTACAAGGTGGTCTGGGTACAAAAAGGCGCGGCCACGATCCATGACATTGTGGCCCGTCTGGAAGACGAAAACGGGGGCGAGCATACTCTGACCCTGTCGCAGAAATGGCCGGTTCGACGGCCATTGCCGGAAAACATCCTGAAACGCATCTTGTCCGAGCGCCTGTATCCGACCGAGCCTGTTCTGACTTCGCAACGTCTGATCGACACCTTCTTCCCGATTGCCCGCGGCGGAACCGCCTGTATTCCCGGACCGTTCGGGGCAGGCAAGACCGTGCTACAAAACCTGATCGCGCGGAACGCAAAGGTCGATATCGTGATCGTTGTGGCCTGCGGTGAACGGGCAGGGGAGGTGGTGGAAACCATCGAAGAGTTCCCGAAGATGACCGATCCAACCACGGGCGGCAGCCTGATGGACAGAACGATCATCATCTGTAACACCTCATCCATGCCGGTTGCAGCGCGCGAGGCATCTATCTTCACCGGCATTACCTTGGGCGAATACTATCGCCAGATGGGCTATGACGTATTGCTGATCGCCGACAGCACCAGCCGCTGGGCGCAAGCCATGCGGGAAACATCAGGCAAGCTTGAGGAAATTCCCGGCGAGGAAGGGTTCCCTGCCTACCTGGAAAGCTCTATCAAAGGGTTGTACGAACGCGCAGGGGCCCTGAAAACCAATGACGGTGATCTGGGCAGCCTGACGCTGATCGGAACGGTTTCACCTGCGGGCGGCAACTTTGACGAGCCGGTGACCCAATCCACCCTGTCGACGGTCAAGTGCTTCCTCGGCCTGTCGTCCGAGCGTGCCTACAAACGCTTTTATCCGGCGGTTGACCCGATGCTCAGTTGGTCTCGGTACACCGACCAGTTGTCGGATTGGTACGACAGGAACGCCGAACCGGGCTGGTCGGATAAAGTGCGCGACCTGATCGCCCTGATCGAAAAGGGCGAACAAGTTGACCAGATGATGCAGGTCACGGGGGAAGAGGGTGTCACGATCGAAGACTTTGTCACCCAGCAAAAAGCGCTGTTTGTTGACATGGTCTATCTGCAGCAGGACGCCTTCGACAAGGTTGATGCGACCGTACCGCTGGAGCGGCAGAAAATGACGTTCAAGCTTGTCTATGATGTCACACAGTCTACGGCGGCCTTCTCGGACAAAGCCGAAGTACGGCAGGTGTTCACGCAGCTGACCGGGCTGATGAAGAACTTCCATTATGCAGCGGAAAACACACCGGAATACAAATCGATCTGGACTCAGATCGAAGACCTGTGTCGCGAAAAGTTCGGAAGTTAG
- a CDS encoding ATP synthase subunit C, whose protein sequence is MNELVLTLGWLGIYAPMALGAAASAIGCSIAGMASIGAMTETEGGYGRFVGVSAFPSTMVIYGIVIMFTLNRAVTPENAGGLFGIGILSGIALMYCGIWQGRACAAAINATKEKPEIFGLALAPAAIIEGFGVFAFVFALVISAGIS, encoded by the coding sequence ATGAATGAGCTTGTTCTTACACTGGGTTGGCTGGGCATCTACGCGCCTATGGCGTTGGGGGCTGCGGCAAGCGCCATTGGCTGTTCGATTGCGGGGATGGCCAGTATCGGAGCCATGACAGAAACCGAAGGCGGCTATGGTCGTTTCGTCGGCGTTTCGGCCTTTCCGTCCACGATGGTGATCTATGGGATTGTCATCATGTTCACCCTGAACCGCGCTGTGACGCCGGAAAACGCAGGGGGGCTGTTCGGCATTGGCATCCTGTCCGGCATTGCACTGATGTATTGCGGTATCTGGCAAGGTCGGGCCTGTGCAGCGGCAATCAACGCCACCAAGGAAAAGCCCGAAATTTTTGGCCTCGCGCTCGCACCGGCTGCGATCATCGAAGGCTTTGGTGTTTTTGCCTTTGTATTCGCCTTGGTCATTAGTGCGGGGATCAGCTGA
- a CDS encoding V-type ATP synthase subunit I, with product MSVARLKKMSLVGPAEHKADTLEALQDLGCMHVLPLVPPPNEPEKISERGAREAYKALRFLAEVPEPRRQIQRDPDFDMDRFVHEVTDLMQRTRGTMDRRDFLAHRIAQVRPWGDLDFPPTDVLAGNRLWFYQLPLKHREALSEVKLPWAILEEDHRFLYAVLISPDEPDDDILPIPRTHVGSLPIHELEAQLEEAEIALEALEAERVAQTRYLTLMRQNLSVAESAAELAHATQKVRDDEAMFAVQGWVPEDRVDAVLELAKAKDAAVLIEEPGPEDNPPTLLEQPEKRSSAVDLALFYQVPGYKDWDPSVIVAASFAFFFAMIVADAGYGAVILLGLLLFWKRMGGTAGQRSWRLYGLIISGATILYGILVGSYFGVAPPEGSVIAKLKVLDLNNFGAMMMVSIVVGVLHLVLANALAARAAWGQRKAIANLGWIAALIGGFVLWLSYMSGKSPVPGSAILILGVVAIVLFSSERIIQKPTDWIWRLIEGVQSLAGAMGAFGDVLSYMRLFALGLASASLAITFNDLAVSVMQALKGPGILFGLLILIIGHVLNFALAMMSGVVHGLRLNYIEFFKWGLPDEGIVFRPFARKEVQE from the coding sequence ATGAGTGTCGCGCGATTGAAGAAGATGTCTCTGGTCGGGCCTGCAGAGCACAAGGCAGATACGCTTGAGGCGCTACAAGACCTTGGCTGTATGCATGTTCTGCCACTTGTTCCGCCACCAAATGAACCAGAAAAGATCAGCGAGCGTGGTGCAAGAGAAGCGTATAAGGCGTTGCGTTTCCTTGCAGAAGTTCCCGAGCCACGGCGCCAGATTCAGCGAGACCCCGATTTTGACATGGACCGCTTTGTGCATGAGGTGACTGACCTCATGCAGCGTACACGGGGTACGATGGACCGGCGGGACTTTCTGGCGCATCGTATCGCCCAAGTGCGTCCGTGGGGTGATCTGGACTTCCCGCCAACGGATGTGTTGGCAGGCAATCGGCTGTGGTTCTATCAGTTGCCACTCAAACACCGTGAAGCTCTGTCAGAGGTCAAATTGCCCTGGGCGATTTTGGAAGAAGATCACCGGTTTCTTTACGCGGTTCTAATCTCACCCGACGAACCCGACGATGACATTCTTCCGATCCCGCGCACACATGTGGGCTCGTTGCCCATTCACGAGCTTGAGGCGCAACTGGAGGAAGCCGAAATCGCGCTTGAGGCGCTCGAGGCTGAGCGCGTGGCGCAAACCCGCTATCTGACCTTGATGCGCCAAAACCTGTCCGTAGCTGAAAGCGCCGCCGAACTGGCCCATGCTACGCAAAAGGTGCGCGACGATGAGGCGATGTTTGCTGTGCAGGGGTGGGTCCCCGAAGATCGGGTGGATGCTGTATTGGAATTGGCGAAAGCAAAAGATGCGGCAGTTCTGATCGAAGAACCGGGGCCGGAAGATAACCCGCCCACATTGTTGGAACAGCCTGAAAAACGTAGTTCTGCTGTGGACTTGGCGCTGTTTTATCAAGTGCCTGGCTATAAGGATTGGGACCCCAGCGTGATCGTCGCAGCCTCGTTCGCGTTCTTCTTCGCAATGATCGTGGCAGATGCGGGATACGGCGCCGTAATCCTGCTGGGCCTTTTGCTGTTCTGGAAGCGAATGGGCGGGACTGCGGGTCAACGGTCTTGGCGGCTTTACGGGCTGATCATTTCGGGGGCGACGATCCTGTATGGTATTTTGGTTGGCAGCTATTTTGGCGTGGCTCCGCCCGAGGGGTCGGTCATTGCCAAGCTCAAGGTACTGGATTTGAACAATTTCGGGGCCATGATGATGGTGTCGATTGTGGTTGGCGTCTTGCATCTGGTTCTTGCCAACGCACTTGCGGCCCGCGCGGCATGGGGGCAACGCAAGGCGATTGCCAATCTGGGTTGGATTGCTGCCTTGATCGGCGGGTTTGTATTGTGGCTCAGTTATATGAGCGGCAAATCACCTGTGCCGGGGTCGGCGATCCTGATCCTTGGCGTTGTGGCCATTGTCTTGTTTTCCAGCGAGCGGATCATCCAAAAGCCGACAGACTGGATCTGGCGTCTGATTGAGGGCGTGCAAAGCCTTGCCGGAGCAATGGGCGCTTTTGGCGACGTGCTCAGCTATATGCGCCTGTTCGCGCTGGGACTTGCTTCGGCATCGCTGGCCATCACGTTCAACGATCTGGCCGTTTCCGTCATGCAGGCGCTGAAGGGGCCAGGCATTCTGTTTGGGTTGCTGATCCTGATCATTGGTCACGTTTTGAATTTCGCCCTCGCTATGATGAGCGGCGTCGTCCACGGCTTACGTCTCAATTACATCGAATTCTTTAAATGGGGTCTGCCGGATGAAGGCATCGTCTTTCGTCCGTTTGCCCGCAAGGAGGTTCAGGAATGA
- a CDS encoding V-type ATP synthase subunit D — translation MARLQLNKSSLARQQTQLKSYERFLPSLDLKRQQLMAERVKAREDVKRLEHEVKALAQQVGEKLPMLAQQGIDLDGLVELKDYKVKEVNVVGVKMPDLDRIEVVVRPYSVLAKPHWVDAAAQLLHDMIEARLRVKIAEERVRIFDKAVATITQRVNLFEKVLIPRAKANIKKIRIYLSDEQMQAVVRSKISKRKHAREVLT, via the coding sequence ATGGCGCGGTTGCAGCTGAATAAATCGTCGCTGGCCCGCCAGCAGACGCAGCTGAAAAGCTATGAGCGGTTCCTGCCGTCGCTGGACCTGAAGCGCCAGCAGTTGATGGCCGAACGGGTGAAAGCGCGCGAGGACGTCAAACGCCTTGAGCATGAGGTTAAGGCCCTAGCGCAGCAGGTGGGCGAAAAGCTTCCTATGTTGGCCCAGCAGGGTATCGATCTGGACGGGTTGGTTGAGCTTAAGGATTACAAGGTCAAAGAGGTCAACGTGGTTGGCGTCAAGATGCCTGACCTTGACCGGATCGAAGTTGTTGTGCGTCCTTATTCGGTACTGGCCAAACCTCATTGGGTTGATGCCGCCGCACAGTTGTTGCACGACATGATCGAAGCGCGCCTGCGGGTTAAAATCGCCGAAGAACGCGTGCGTATTTTCGACAAGGCCGTGGCCACGATTACGCAGCGGGTCAACCTGTTCGAAAAGGTTCTGATCCCCCGCGCCAAGGCCAATATCAAGAAGATTCGCATCTATCTGAGTGACGAACAGATGCAGGCGGTCGTGCGGTCAAAAATCTCCAAACGCAAACACGCGCGAGAGGTTTTGACATGA
- a CDS encoding V-type ATP synthase subunit B: protein MSRSLLKYTRVLEIVGDTIKVRVPVEGDGNPAVRFNDLAVIETVDGRKTLAQAIFIDRDVVTLQVFSGTKGISTEATATFLGHPMQTPYSANILGRVFDGAGVPIDGGPDLSSEPRTDIGGPTVNPAERAVPNKMIRTDVPMIDVFNTLVESQKIPIFSVSGEPFNAFLSRIGIQADADIVVFGGLGLIFDDYHTFRTSFEDAGVFSRTVMFVNQAMDPLVERLLVPDMALAVAEKFAVEEGKRVLVLLTDMTAYADAMKEVGISQERVPSQRGYMGDLYSQLARRYEKACDYAKGGSVTVLTVTTMPGNDVTHPVPDNTGYITEGQFYLHSGVIDPFGSLSRLKQNVIGKTTREDHGQIMNTMIRFYSESRDAAQKQAMAFDLSDYDHQLLKFGALFRSRFMDINVSIPLEDALDLGWKTLAECFAPEQLLMKQALIDKYFPKDANGAVAAE from the coding sequence ATGTCCCGAAGCCTGTTGAAGTACACGCGAGTTCTGGAAATTGTGGGGGACACGATCAAGGTACGGGTGCCGGTTGAGGGCGATGGAAACCCTGCGGTTCGGTTCAACGACCTTGCAGTGATCGAGACCGTAGACGGCCGTAAAACATTGGCACAGGCGATCTTCATCGACCGGGATGTTGTGACGCTTCAGGTGTTTTCCGGGACCAAAGGAATCTCGACCGAGGCGACGGCGACCTTTCTGGGCCATCCGATGCAAACGCCGTATTCGGCCAACATTCTGGGGCGGGTTTTTGATGGCGCAGGTGTGCCGATTGACGGTGGACCAGACTTGTCTTCTGAACCCCGAACCGACATTGGCGGACCTACCGTGAACCCGGCGGAACGGGCTGTGCCAAACAAGATGATCCGCACTGATGTACCGATGATCGATGTGTTCAACACGCTGGTCGAAAGCCAGAAAATCCCGATCTTTTCGGTCTCGGGCGAACCCTTCAACGCCTTCCTCAGCCGAATCGGTATCCAGGCGGATGCGGATATTGTCGTCTTCGGAGGTCTGGGTTTGATCTTTGATGATTACCACACCTTCCGCACGTCGTTCGAGGATGCGGGCGTGTTCTCGCGCACTGTGATGTTCGTCAATCAGGCGATGGATCCTCTGGTCGAGCGGTTGTTGGTCCCTGACATGGCCTTGGCGGTGGCCGAGAAATTCGCGGTAGAGGAGGGCAAGCGCGTGCTTGTTCTGCTGACCGACATGACAGCTTATGCCGATGCAATGAAAGAAGTGGGGATAAGTCAGGAACGCGTGCCCTCGCAGCGTGGTTATATGGGTGATCTCTATTCGCAGCTGGCACGCAGGTACGAGAAAGCCTGCGATTATGCCAAGGGTGGATCTGTCACGGTGCTAACCGTGACCACCATGCCCGGCAACGACGTGACCCATCCAGTGCCGGACAACACCGGCTACATTACCGAAGGCCAGTTCTATCTCCACTCTGGGGTGATTGATCCGTTCGGCAGCCTGTCGCGCCTAAAGCAGAATGTAATCGGCAAGACCACGCGCGAAGATCACGGGCAGATCATGAATACGATGATCCGATTCTATTCCGAAAGTCGCGATGCCGCGCAAAAACAGGCGATGGCGTTTGATTTGTCTGACTACGACCATCAGTTGCTGAAGTTTGGCGCCCTGTTCCGGTCGCGGTTCATGGACATTAACGTCTCGATCCCACTTGAAGACGCGTTGGATCTTGGCTGGAAAACGCTGGCCGAGTGCTTTGCGCCGGAACAGTTGCTGATGAAGCAGGCCTTGATCGACAAGTATTTCCCGAAGGATGCCAATGGCGCGGTTGCAGCTGAATAA
- a CDS encoding ABC transporter substrate-binding protein, translating into MRRHLLSAVAAAAVIAGHGSAWADEAAAQRWIDDEFQPSTLSKDEQMAEMQWFIEAAQPYAGMEINVLSEGIPTHSYESEVLTKAFEEITGIKVNHQILGEGEVVQAVQTQMQTGRNLYDGYVNDSDLIGTHSRLQLAYPLTDMMGGDWAATTSPTLDLDDFMGIQFTTGPDGKLYQLPDQQFANLYWFRKDWFDDEANKAAFKEKYGYDLGVPVNWSAYEDIAEFFTNDVKEVDGVTIYGHMDYGKRAPDLGWRMTDAWLSMAGAGDVGEPNGVPVDEWGIRMEAGTCNPVGASVSRGGAANGPAAVYAIRKWDEWLRAYAPPGAASYDFYQSLPALSQGNVAQQIFWYTAFTADMVKPKSEGNNTVDDEGTPLWRMAPSPHGPYWEEGQKVGYQDVGSWTFLKSTPEDRAQAAWLYAQFVTSKTVDVKKSHVGLTFIRDSSVNHESFTERAPKLGGLVEFYRSPDRVAWSPTGINVPDYPKLAQIWWQQIGDVNSGAFTPQEAMDRLAEEMDITMARMQAADESAGVYGGCGPRLNEPQDPSFWLEKAGSPKAKLENEKPQGQTVNYDELVQRWQSQ; encoded by the coding sequence ATGCGGAGACATCTACTTTCCGCAGTGGCGGCGGCTGCCGTCATTGCGGGGCACGGTTCTGCTTGGGCCGACGAAGCCGCAGCACAACGTTGGATCGACGACGAATTCCAGCCATCAACCCTGTCGAAAGACGAACAGATGGCCGAGATGCAGTGGTTCATCGAAGCTGCACAACCTTATGCTGGCATGGAAATCAACGTCCTGTCCGAGGGCATCCCGACCCATTCCTATGAGTCCGAGGTTCTGACCAAGGCGTTCGAGGAAATCACCGGCATCAAGGTAAACCACCAAATCCTCGGTGAAGGTGAAGTGGTTCAGGCTGTTCAGACCCAGATGCAAACGGGCCGGAACCTGTATGACGGCTATGTCAACGACAGTGACCTGATCGGTACCCACTCACGCCTGCAACTCGCCTATCCGCTGACCGACATGATGGGTGGTGACTGGGCGGCGACAACATCGCCGACTTTGGATCTGGATGACTTCATGGGCATTCAGTTCACGACCGGCCCTGACGGCAAGCTGTATCAGCTGCCCGACCAGCAGTTTGCGAACCTGTACTGGTTCCGTAAGGACTGGTTCGATGATGAGGCCAACAAGGCTGCGTTCAAGGAAAAGTATGGCTATGACCTGGGTGTTCCGGTCAACTGGTCGGCCTATGAGGACATTGCTGAATTCTTCACCAATGACGTGAAAGAAGTCGACGGCGTGACGATCTATGGCCACATGGACTATGGCAAACGTGCGCCTGACCTTGGCTGGCGTATGACCGACGCCTGGCTGTCGATGGCCGGTGCCGGCGACGTAGGCGAACCGAACGGTGTTCCCGTCGACGAATGGGGCATCCGCATGGAAGCGGGAACCTGTAACCCTGTTGGTGCGTCCGTGTCACGCGGTGGAGCGGCGAACGGTCCGGCTGCGGTCTACGCGATCCGCAAATGGGATGAGTGGCTGCGGGCCTATGCGCCTCCGGGTGCGGCGTCTTATGACTTCTATCAGTCGCTACCGGCACTCAGCCAAGGCAACGTGGCTCAGCAGATATTCTGGTACACCGCCTTTACGGCCGACATGGTGAAGCCGAAGTCCGAAGGCAACAACACCGTGGATGACGAAGGCACGCCGCTGTGGCGGATGGCACCCAGCCCGCACGGCCCCTATTGGGAAGAAGGCCAGAAGGTTGGTTACCAAGACGTGGGTTCGTGGACCTTCCTGAAATCGACCCCTGAGGATCGAGCTCAGGCCGCGTGGCTCTATGCTCAGTTCGTGACGTCCAAGACTGTTGACGTGAAGAAGTCCCATGTGGGTCTGACCTTCATCCGCGACAGCTCGGTCAATCACGAGTCGTTCACCGAGCGCGCACCCAAGCTGGGTGGTCTGGTCGAGTTCTACCGCTCGCCTGACCGTGTGGCGTGGTCGCCGACCGGCATCAACGTTCCGGACTATCCGAAGCTGGCCCAGATCTGGTGGCAGCAGATCGGTGACGTGAACTCGGGTGCGTTCACCCCGCAAGAGGCGATGGACCGTCTGGCCGAGGAAATGGACATCACCATGGCCCGTATGCAGGCCGCGGATGAAAGCGCCGGTGTCTATGGCGGCTGTGGTCCGCGCCTGAACGAGCCGCAGGATCCGTCCTTCTGGTTGGAAAAAGCAGGTTCACCCAAGGCCAAGCTTGAGAACGAAAAGCCGCAGGGCCAGACCGTCAACTATGACGAACTGGTTCAGCGCTGGCAGTCTCAGTAA